One Spirochaetota bacterium genomic window, GTTTGTGCTTGTGGTGAGCCTGCATACGATTCTTCTATAAGCTTTTTAACATCTTTCTTTTGACCGCCAGTAATGGTAACCATACCATGTGCCACCACACCGCGCTGTACTGTAAGAATAGGCGTTTCAATATCACCCAGCACTTTTGCAGTTTCTAAAAGTTTAACTTCTTCATCGGCAATAATATTGCCTATTACAGTTCCAGCCACCACAACATTCTTGGCATGAATATTAGTTTTTACTTTTCCGGTTTCACCAACTACCAGTTCTTCATCGGTTTTTATTTCACCTTCAAATTTACCGTCAATTCGCAGTGACCCACTGATATAAAACTTTCCTTCAAAGACAGAACCTTCGCCAATGGTGCTGTTTATACTATCACTTTTACCTGCCATACTGTTAACACCCCACGATTATAAATTTCATCACCGTTACAATTTACACTTACTCTCAGATTTTTGCAATTTTATTTCAACCATTTTTTATTGTAAATCAATTAATCCCATAGTTATTTTTATTATTGCATATTTTTAGTAATCTCATATCTTGTGCGATAGTTACTGTAAAAAATATCATTGGTCGCAATTATGACCTATAAATTGAATAAAGATATGTGCACTTACAAATTTCCTGAATTGCAAAAGTCCATTGTAAAGACATTGATTCATGATTGTAAAAATTGGGTAGATTCAGGATCAAGTCCAGAGTGACTTTTATGGTCAAGAATGACATTTGGGGGTCTTGCTTACGTTTGTGATGCTGGATTACATTTATAATCAGGAATGGCATTTGAAGTACACAATGACGATTGTGATACTTTGTGAGGCTTATAATACAAAATGATATCCATGATAATGTTATCATCAAATTTTTTATTACAGATGACATTGTACTTAATAGAGAATATA contains:
- a CDS encoding polymer-forming cytoskeletal protein, encoding MAGKSDSINSTIGEGSVFEGKFYISGSLRIDGKFEGEIKTDEELVVGETGKVKTNIHAKNVVVAGTVIGNIIADEEVKLLETAKVLGDIETPILTVQRGVVAHGMVTITGGQKKDVKKLIEESYAGSPQAQTGIFGKKGQER